A stretch of Lathyrus oleraceus cultivar Zhongwan6 chromosome 6, CAAS_Psat_ZW6_1.0, whole genome shotgun sequence DNA encodes these proteins:
- the LOC127093036 gene encoding uncharacterized protein LOC127093036 isoform X1, translated as MDCLKFASSTPSRRSGMFGKQLNSSLLTIDSSTQFFCCKADFAAASSSIQLSNTRHSCGFSSSIAKGKWTSKSSSSTNHWILHSTAQIDNTITSNEDRSMWEACKQALSAFNFSDEEKDKILGKAFGLVHSPYWGEDRKKEVPKSETVNGTLEYLRSLNLSDDDLSKLLKKFPEVLGCNLEEDLKVNIKILKDQWSIEGKSLRSLLLRNPKVLGYNVDCKGDCMAQCTRCWVRF; from the exons ATGGATTGTCTCAAGTTCGCCTCGTCCACTCCTTCTCGCCGCTCTG GGATGTTTGGGAAACAGTTGAATTCCTCTCTTCTCACGATTGATTCTTCCACACAGTTCTTCTGTTGCAAG GCTGATTTTGCTGCTGCATCTTCAAGTATTCAATTATCAAATACTAGACATTCTTGCGGATTTTCGTCAAGTATTGCGAAAGGAAAATGGACCTCAAAATCAAGTAGTTCTACCAACCATTGGATATTACATTCTACAGCACAGATAGATAATACAATCACAAGCAATGAAGATCGAAGTATGTGGGAAGCATGTAAACAAGCTCTTTCCGCGTTTAACTTCAGCGACGAAGAAAAGGACAAGATACTTGGAAAAGCATTTGGTCTTGTTCATTCTCCGTATTGGGGAGAAGATCGTAAGAAGGAAGTTCCCAAATCGGAGACGGTTAATGGAACATTAGAATATCTAAGGAGTTTAAATCTTTCCGACGACGATCTTTCCAAGTTGCTCAAAAAATTTCCCGAAGTTCTTGGATGTAACTTAGAGGAAGATTTGAAAGTGAATATCAAGATCCTGAAGGATCAGTGGAGTATTGAAGGAAAATCTCTTAGGAGCCTTCTCCTTCGAAATCCGAAAGTTTTGGGCTATAATGTTGATTGTAAAGGAGATTGTATGGCACAATGCACTAGATGCTGGGTTCGATTCTAG
- the LOC127093036 gene encoding uncharacterized protein LOC127093036 isoform X2, protein MFGKQLNSSLLTIDSSTQFFCCKADFAAASSSIQLSNTRHSCGFSSSIAKGKWTSKSSSSTNHWILHSTAQIDNTITSNEDRSMWEACKQALSAFNFSDEEKDKILGKAFGLVHSPYWGEDRKKEVPKSETVNGTLEYLRSLNLSDDDLSKLLKKFPEVLGCNLEEDLKVNIKILKDQWSIEGKSLRSLLLRNPKVLGYNVDCKGDCMAQCTRCWVRF, encoded by the exons ATGTTTGGGAAACAGTTGAATTCCTCTCTTCTCACGATTGATTCTTCCACACAGTTCTTCTGTTGCAAG GCTGATTTTGCTGCTGCATCTTCAAGTATTCAATTATCAAATACTAGACATTCTTGCGGATTTTCGTCAAGTATTGCGAAAGGAAAATGGACCTCAAAATCAAGTAGTTCTACCAACCATTGGATATTACATTCTACAGCACAGATAGATAATACAATCACAAGCAATGAAGATCGAAGTATGTGGGAAGCATGTAAACAAGCTCTTTCCGCGTTTAACTTCAGCGACGAAGAAAAGGACAAGATACTTGGAAAAGCATTTGGTCTTGTTCATTCTCCGTATTGGGGAGAAGATCGTAAGAAGGAAGTTCCCAAATCGGAGACGGTTAATGGAACATTAGAATATCTAAGGAGTTTAAATCTTTCCGACGACGATCTTTCCAAGTTGCTCAAAAAATTTCCCGAAGTTCTTGGATGTAACTTAGAGGAAGATTTGAAAGTGAATATCAAGATCCTGAAGGATCAGTGGAGTATTGAAGGAAAATCTCTTAGGAGCCTTCTCCTTCGAAATCCGAAAGTTTTGGGCTATAATGTTGATTGTAAAGGAGATTGTATGGCACAATGCACTAGATGCTGGGTTCGATTCTAG